One segment of Aquimarina sp. BL5 DNA contains the following:
- a CDS encoding S41 family peptidase, translating to MNIKSKNKTIKHLLTLLLIITIHLMSIEAFSQQNDIKFVDTKELTTLIDSISAIVQRYYIEPETGRQIANHILAKHKKGHYADIKNPQVLSDSLKEDLRAINGDLHMSMIYKSPREISTANTPSIQVNKSGLWTNYGLNEIKVLDGNIGYLKIKHFTRHQFLENIKPIITSAIESLKNTDAIIVDVRNNGGGFEDMVAYYISYFVDSKDPIHLSDYRCTLHNHTYGVSTDPDVLGTKLPNTKLYVLVNANTGSAAESFAYMLKHMGRATIIGETTAGAGNGASNHKINDRFTIQVSSEETINAITKTSFEKTGVIPNIKTSSIQAFPLGYKLALEYAKENNTRNIHPSNYDHLIDFISIPKNNTSIDQEMYSKYLGIYKGGSIHITISLENNILYGQMRAKGGKMELTLLENHTFKVGDIKERIQFILNSKGDVIKLIGIDSPMELTKVLYD from the coding sequence ACATCAAATCTAAGAACAAAACAATCAAACACTTACTCACATTACTATTAATTATAACAATTCATTTAATGTCAATCGAAGCATTCTCGCAACAAAACGATATAAAATTTGTGGATACTAAGGAACTAACCACTCTTATAGATTCTATTTCGGCTATCGTGCAGCGATATTATATAGAACCAGAAACAGGAAGACAGATTGCAAACCACATTCTAGCTAAACATAAAAAAGGTCACTACGCTGATATCAAAAATCCGCAAGTACTATCGGACTCACTTAAAGAAGATCTTAGAGCTATTAATGGAGATCTACATATGAGTATGATTTATAAATCCCCAAGAGAAATTTCTACGGCTAATACTCCATCTATACAAGTAAATAAATCTGGACTTTGGACGAATTATGGATTAAATGAAATCAAAGTATTAGACGGAAATATCGGATATCTAAAAATTAAGCACTTTACGCGACACCAATTCTTAGAAAACATTAAACCTATCATAACAAGTGCTATCGAATCCTTAAAAAACACTGATGCTATTATTGTAGATGTAAGAAATAACGGTGGAGGTTTCGAAGATATGGTCGCATATTACATCAGTTATTTTGTTGATAGTAAAGATCCAATCCATCTTTCTGACTATAGATGTACATTGCACAATCACACCTATGGAGTTTCTACAGATCCGGATGTATTGGGAACCAAATTACCCAACACCAAACTATATGTACTGGTCAATGCCAATACCGGATCTGCCGCAGAATCATTCGCATACATGCTTAAACATATGGGTAGAGCCACAATTATTGGTGAAACAACTGCCGGTGCAGGAAATGGTGCTTCAAATCATAAGATTAATGATCGATTTACGATACAAGTATCCAGTGAAGAAACCATTAATGCTATAACCAAAACAAGTTTTGAAAAAACAGGAGTCATCCCTAATATAAAAACCAGTAGCATACAAGCATTTCCTTTAGGTTACAAACTTGCTTTAGAGTATGCTAAAGAGAATAACACAAGAAACATACATCCTTCTAATTATGACCATTTGATTGATTTTATCTCTATTCCTAAAAATAACACTTCAATAGATCAAGAAATGTACTCCAAATACCTAGGAATCTATAAGGGCGGAAGTATACACATCACAATCTCCTTAGAAAATAATATTCTATATGGCCAGATGAGAGCAAAAGGAGGTAAAATGGAATTAACCCTATTAGAAAATCACACTTTTAAAGTCGGTGACATTAAAGAGCGTATTCAATTTATACTAAACAGTAAAGGAGATGTAATAAAACTTATAGGTATTGATTCACCTATGGAACTCACGAAAGTTTTATATGATTAG
- a CDS encoding aspartate aminotransferase family protein, producing the protein MKKDFYRYQAQTTPHPLAMEISHAEGSYIFSTDNKKYLDFVAGVSACSLGHRHPRVVNAVKEQLDKYLHVMVYGEYIQKPAVELTKLLASLLPDPLEKTYLTNSGTEAIEGSLKLARRVTGRSQIIAAKHAYHGNTMGSMSVMGFEERKQAFRPLIPDVSFITFNKEEGLQNITEKTAGVILETIQGGAGFIEPINGYLKKVRERCNEVGAILILDEIQPGFGRTGKLFGFEHYEMTPDIVVMGKGMGGGLPIGAFTASSKMMDQLQDNPKLGHITTFGGNPVIAAAALATLQEITEGDLMAEALRKEKIFRSLLVHPLIKEIRGVGLMLVFMTPSAEITNEIILKCQDKGLILFWLLFEPLAVRITPPLTISEKEIKEGCQIILDVLNEIGNHKKF; encoded by the coding sequence GTGAAAAAAGACTTCTACAGATATCAGGCTCAAACCACACCACATCCTTTGGCTATGGAAATTTCTCATGCCGAAGGAAGTTATATTTTTTCTACGGACAACAAGAAGTATCTAGATTTTGTGGCAGGAGTATCTGCTTGTAGTCTTGGACATAGACATCCTAGGGTTGTAAATGCTGTAAAAGAACAACTAGATAAATATCTACATGTAATGGTGTATGGAGAATATATCCAGAAACCGGCAGTGGAACTCACAAAACTTCTAGCCTCCCTTCTTCCCGATCCTTTAGAAAAAACATATTTAACCAACTCCGGAACAGAAGCTATAGAAGGTTCTCTTAAGTTAGCAAGAAGAGTAACCGGAAGAAGTCAAATCATAGCTGCTAAACACGCATATCACGGCAATACTATGGGATCTATGAGTGTGATGGGATTCGAAGAACGAAAACAAGCTTTTAGACCATTAATTCCAGACGTATCATTTATAACATTTAATAAGGAAGAAGGTCTACAAAACATTACAGAAAAAACAGCTGGAGTAATTCTAGAAACTATACAAGGAGGAGCTGGATTCATTGAACCAATAAACGGTTATCTAAAAAAAGTTCGCGAACGTTGTAATGAAGTTGGTGCTATCCTCATTTTAGATGAAATACAACCTGGATTTGGACGTACCGGAAAATTATTTGGATTCGAGCATTACGAAATGACTCCGGATATCGTTGTTATGGGCAAAGGTATGGGAGGAGGATTACCAATAGGTGCCTTTACAGCTTCTTCTAAGATGATGGATCAACTACAAGACAACCCAAAACTTGGACATATCACAACATTTGGAGGTAATCCTGTAATTGCAGCTGCCGCTTTGGCAACTTTACAAGAAATCACAGAAGGTGACTTAATGGCAGAAGCATTAAGAAAAGAAAAAATATTCAGATCATTATTGGTACATCCTTTAATTAAGGAAATTAGAGGTGTGGGATTAATGTTAGTCTTTATGACTCCTTCTGCCGAAATCACAAATGAAATTATTTTGAAGTGTCAAGACAAAGGACTCATTCTTTTTTGGTTGCTTTTTGAACCCCTCGCAGTACGCATTACGCCTCCTTTAACGATATCTGAAAAAGAAATAAAGGAAGGATGTCAAATTATTCTTGACGTATTAAATGAGATTGGAAACCACAAAAAGTTTTAA
- a CDS encoding tetratricopeptide repeat protein, which produces MKFNHEEFEENNFSITRYESMLRSNDVKFFDSDEFESIIHHYLENGKIAKAKKAISLGLSQHPSSVNLKLLQVEVLVFEDRLDKADNLLGQLHALEPENEEIYIQKANILSKQNDHIKAIELLSTALEYTADEADIYSLIGMEYLFMDDFENAKVNFMRCLESDNQDYSALYNIIYCFDFLEQHEEAITYLNMFLDKNPYCEVAWHQVGKQYFDLKDYEKALAAFDFAIISDEYFIGAYLEKGKVLEKLKRYNEAIENYRITLELDDPTSFALLRIGKCFEKLGSDDLAIQHYSKTVHEDPLLDKGWIAITDFYMRKRNYQKALYYTNKAISIDAENVLYWKRYAKINNRLAFFEEAERGYRKALELGNYELETWLNRSDILKLIGESDAAIQNMHQAIEFYPENAEVQYRLAGLHYEKQEYDKGEFHLRKALDLDIEYIIVLEELFERVFNLTLVQNIISEYKAS; this is translated from the coding sequence ATGAAATTTAACCACGAAGAATTCGAAGAAAATAATTTCTCAATTACTCGTTATGAGTCTATGCTGAGATCTAATGATGTTAAGTTTTTTGATTCTGATGAGTTTGAATCTATTATTCATCACTATCTCGAAAACGGAAAAATCGCAAAAGCTAAAAAAGCAATTTCTTTAGGACTTTCGCAACATCCGTCTTCGGTAAACTTAAAACTATTGCAAGTTGAAGTCCTTGTTTTCGAGGATCGATTAGATAAAGCTGATAATCTTTTAGGTCAACTTCATGCGTTAGAACCTGAAAATGAAGAAATATATATCCAAAAGGCTAATATTCTCTCTAAGCAAAATGATCACATAAAAGCAATTGAATTATTAAGCACAGCGCTAGAGTACACAGCAGATGAGGCTGATATATATTCCTTGATCGGAATGGAATATCTTTTCATGGATGATTTCGAAAACGCGAAAGTAAATTTTATGAGATGTCTAGAGTCTGATAATCAAGATTACTCTGCGTTATACAACATAATATATTGTTTTGACTTCTTAGAACAGCACGAAGAAGCCATTACCTATCTCAATATGTTTTTAGACAAAAACCCATATTGTGAAGTAGCTTGGCATCAGGTGGGTAAACAATATTTTGACCTTAAGGATTACGAGAAAGCCCTCGCTGCATTTGATTTCGCAATCATTAGCGATGAATATTTTATTGGTGCTTATCTGGAAAAAGGGAAAGTATTAGAGAAATTAAAACGATATAACGAAGCTATAGAAAATTATCGTATTACTTTAGAATTAGATGATCCTACTTCTTTTGCTTTGTTAAGAATAGGAAAATGTTTTGAAAAATTAGGTAGTGATGATTTAGCCATTCAGCATTATTCTAAAACCGTACACGAAGACCCATTATTAGATAAAGGTTGGATTGCGATTACGGACTTTTACATGCGAAAACGAAACTATCAGAAAGCATTATACTATACGAATAAAGCAATAAGTATTGATGCAGAAAATGTATTGTATTGGAAACGTTATGCTAAAATCAATAACAGATTAGCTTTCTTTGAAGAAGCAGAACGCGGATACAGAAAAGCATTAGAATTAGGCAATTACGAACTGGAAACTTGGCTTAATCGATCTGATATTTTAAAACTTATTGGCGAATCTGATGCAGCTATTCAAAACATGCATCAGGCAATAGAGTTTTATCCAGAAAATGCCGAAGTTCAATATAGGTTAGCTGGACTACATTATGAAAAGCAAGAATATGACAAAG
- a CDS encoding M48 family metallopeptidase — protein MKNFYSKSSHDIPEGLTKPSSSFKKFVWLSVLGLLFFIIIYFTLIIWFGRLAYYSFLDDGSFWNYVLAGGYAFLCLFMIKSLFIFNKREENPLDTYITEEKEPALFDYLYKLADEAGAPRPKKVFLSSRVNASVSYDLSIVNLIFPSKKNLEIGLGLINVLSLGEFKAVLAHEFGHFAQRSMLLGRYVYVAQQIAVQIINKRDIFDNFLAGISSIDIRISWIGWILSILVWAVRSLIETCFSIVIIAQRALSREMEFQADLVAVSLTGSDALIHALSKLQVADEAYDRALNAVNTKLEDKKAVHNLFKLQTNYIEKMSWVLNDHSYGKSPQIADINPESNRIFGNRIFNPPKMWSTHPADQDREENAKKIYIAAEIDERPAEILLSDATKYEVEMTAKLIATGKIETEIISDEESIEFQNKKYFNWTFLDPKYQSNFLNRFFTLNFESVDQMYSLDINDSEIASNFESLYQTKLSKKLDNLKEVKEEIAAINLIVSGPITIEKREIWHRGERIKRKDVKTVLNKLAQEEASILNELSTHDLLCRSIHYKTASLLDSNWANYLKSIGSLVHYSEHAIADIEDAARKYHNVVSIALADGNVSSEELTAILNAGNDYYKSIRSSYQKSKKIQLNKELLANSNKENYADFFEEFKLSSPTGDNINKWSQVIDGWANEALSGLSFLRNSSLEHLLDIEEDIKSAFLNNTPIARKTPDAITIVDSYKLLTPGTERPIQRKLKLWDRFMMGEGFFGATAKFAISSVLIGGALFLGSFSQSTDLTIYNGLEMDVTVIVNGQEEIKIPTKNNKSIPIDYNTDYDIITNGPNGVEIESFVGTSGSPGQEYVYNIANAGVFFEYTAYYGSGNSFIPKQRNIGAKRWFNSTADYVLKTPPERDDIGTKKDVLVAYSDINPYDLVAIVSDSLELKKLIYTHVKWDTAESINILNWLSLLQISDKPQDIIDQRIQNLGDDMISRRAKMDLADTNEKNIICNQINEAFRKNTNDPDLHYLSTRCLDDSDNQDNKFTQGYEQWNDHPWLAYAAAHIYAKNENWEKSLSAFNSASNINGLKGVIALNAERVRRKASNNGKKEKLNFTSDDLEYYLNIDNHSLTKFSNDPNYAYVLISQGKLNQAYDFIKSYERDKPYIIRFLSVSDGVSEEIKNEAKSLNDDEGISSNTVWYSLAFNIIENKDYTKNLMDIENMGIPKTDLDQFIQSIISDDYTKAENIIKQQQLYFKGYMYAIGYIIGKSKAPVAWKSNANDLLFAHEKPFLGKS, from the coding sequence ATGAAAAACTTCTACTCAAAAAGTTCTCACGACATACCAGAAGGTCTTACTAAACCCTCTTCTTCATTTAAAAAATTTGTGTGGCTTTCAGTTTTAGGATTGTTATTCTTTATTATTATCTATTTTACATTGATCATCTGGTTTGGTCGACTAGCATACTACTCATTTTTAGATGATGGTTCTTTTTGGAATTATGTACTAGCTGGAGGCTATGCTTTTCTTTGCTTATTTATGATCAAATCACTTTTTATTTTTAATAAAAGAGAAGAAAATCCATTAGATACATATATCACAGAAGAAAAAGAACCCGCTCTTTTTGACTATCTCTATAAATTGGCAGATGAGGCCGGTGCTCCAAGACCTAAAAAAGTTTTTCTTTCCTCCAGAGTAAATGCTAGTGTGTCATATGATCTTTCGATTGTAAATTTAATTTTTCCTTCTAAAAAAAACTTAGAAATTGGATTGGGCTTGATCAATGTGTTGAGTCTGGGAGAATTTAAAGCCGTACTGGCACATGAATTTGGTCATTTTGCCCAACGTTCTATGTTATTAGGTAGATATGTATATGTTGCTCAACAAATTGCAGTTCAAATCATCAATAAAAGAGATATTTTTGATAATTTTTTAGCTGGGATATCCAGCATTGATATTCGTATATCTTGGATAGGTTGGATATTATCAATACTTGTTTGGGCAGTTAGATCATTAATCGAAACTTGTTTTAGTATTGTTATCATAGCACAACGAGCATTATCCAGAGAAATGGAGTTTCAGGCAGACTTAGTAGCCGTTTCGTTAACGGGTAGTGATGCACTTATACATGCTTTATCTAAATTGCAAGTAGCTGATGAGGCATATGATCGCGCATTAAATGCAGTTAATACTAAATTAGAAGATAAAAAGGCTGTACATAACCTATTCAAATTACAGACCAATTATATAGAAAAAATGTCTTGGGTATTAAACGATCATTCTTATGGCAAATCTCCACAAATTGCAGACATCAATCCTGAGTCAAACAGAATCTTTGGAAATAGAATATTTAATCCTCCAAAAATGTGGTCTACACATCCAGCTGATCAAGATCGAGAAGAAAATGCTAAAAAAATATACATCGCTGCTGAAATAGATGAAAGGCCTGCTGAAATTTTGCTTTCTGATGCTACCAAATACGAAGTCGAAATGACAGCAAAACTAATCGCAACAGGTAAAATTGAAACAGAAATCATATCTGATGAAGAATCTATAGAATTTCAAAACAAAAAATATTTTAACTGGACTTTTTTAGATCCAAAATATCAATCAAATTTTTTAAATCGGTTTTTTACACTCAATTTTGAAAGTGTAGATCAAATGTATTCGTTAGATATAAACGATAGCGAAATAGCTTCTAATTTTGAATCTTTATACCAAACAAAGCTTTCTAAAAAACTTGATAATTTAAAGGAAGTTAAAGAAGAAATAGCTGCTATTAATCTTATTGTAAGTGGTCCAATTACTATAGAAAAAAGGGAAATTTGGCATCGAGGAGAAAGAATTAAAAGAAAAGATGTAAAAACGGTACTTAATAAATTAGCACAAGAAGAGGCATCAATATTGAATGAATTAAGCACTCATGATCTACTATGTAGATCTATCCATTATAAAACAGCTTCACTTTTAGATAGTAATTGGGCTAATTATCTAAAATCTATCGGTAGTTTAGTACATTATTCTGAACATGCAATAGCAGATATAGAAGATGCAGCAAGAAAATACCATAACGTAGTTTCTATAGCACTAGCTGATGGCAATGTGAGTTCAGAAGAACTTACAGCCATATTAAATGCCGGTAACGATTACTACAAATCTATTCGTTCTTCGTATCAAAAAAGTAAAAAAATACAATTGAATAAAGAACTTTTAGCAAATTCTAATAAAGAAAATTATGCTGACTTCTTTGAAGAGTTTAAACTTTCATCTCCAACAGGAGATAACATTAACAAATGGTCTCAGGTAATTGATGGTTGGGCTAATGAAGCTCTAAGTGGATTAAGTTTTCTAAGAAACTCATCCCTTGAACATTTATTGGACATAGAAGAAGATATAAAAAGTGCTTTCCTTAATAATACACCGATCGCAAGAAAAACTCCTGATGCAATTACTATAGTTGATTCCTATAAATTACTTACTCCCGGAACAGAAAGACCTATACAACGAAAACTAAAATTATGGGACCGATTTATGATGGGAGAAGGGTTTTTTGGAGCAACGGCAAAGTTTGCTATATCTTCCGTACTAATTGGAGGTGCCCTTTTTTTAGGAAGTTTTTCTCAATCCACTGATCTAACAATTTATAATGGATTAGAAATGGACGTAACCGTAATTGTCAATGGACAGGAAGAAATAAAAATACCTACAAAAAATAATAAATCTATTCCAATTGATTACAATACTGATTACGATATAATCACAAATGGACCTAACGGAGTAGAAATAGAAAGTTTTGTCGGAACCAGTGGTTCTCCAGGTCAAGAATACGTTTACAACATAGCAAATGCAGGTGTCTTCTTTGAATATACTGCATACTACGGATCCGGAAACAGTTTTATTCCGAAACAAAGAAATATCGGTGCAAAAAGATGGTTTAATAGTACCGCAGATTATGTTTTGAAAACACCTCCAGAAAGAGATGACATCGGTACTAAAAAAGATGTCCTTGTAGCGTATAGTGATATTAATCCCTATGATTTGGTCGCAATAGTTAGCGATTCTTTAGAGCTAAAAAAATTAATATATACTCATGTAAAATGGGATACTGCAGAAAGTATCAATATATTAAATTGGTTAAGTCTATTACAAATTTCGGATAAGCCACAAGACATAATTGATCAAAGGATACAAAATTTAGGAGATGATATGATCTCTAGAAGAGCAAAAATGGATTTAGCTGATACAAATGAAAAGAACATAATATGTAACCAGATAAATGAAGCATTTAGAAAAAACACTAATGACCCTGACTTGCACTACCTAAGTACCAGATGCTTAGATGATTCCGATAATCAAGACAACAAATTTACACAAGGATATGAACAATGGAACGATCATCCTTGGTTAGCATATGCCGCTGCACATATCTACGCAAAAAACGAAAATTGGGAAAAGAGTTTATCTGCTTTTAATTCGGCAAGTAACATTAACGGCTTAAAAGGAGTTATAGCACTTAACGCAGAGAGAGTAAGAAGAAAAGCTAGTAATAATGGGAAAAAAGAAAAGTTAAATTTCACATCTGATGATCTGGAATATTATTTAAACATAGACAATCATTCATTAACTAAATTTAGTAATGACCCTAACTATGCCTATGTGCTAATATCTCAAGGAAAATTAAACCAAGCATATGATTTTATAAAATCTTATGAAAGAGATAAACCATATATCATTCGTTTTCTATCAGTGTCAGATGGTGTATCTGAAGAGATCAAAAACGAAGCAAAATCACTAAATGATGATGAAGGAATTAGCAGTAATACTGTTTGGTATTCATTAGCATTTAATATCATAGAGAATAAAGACTATACTAAAAATTTGATGGATATAGAAAATATGGGAATTCCTAAAACAGATCTAGATCAATTTATCCAATCAATCATTTCTGACGACTACACCAAAGCAGAAAATATAATTAAACAACAACAATTATATTTCAAAGGATACATGTACGCCATAGGATATATAATAGGCAAATCAAAAGCTCCGGTTGCTTGGAAAAGCAATGCTAATGATCTATTATTTGCCCATGAGAAGCCATTTTTGGGGAAATCATAA
- a CDS encoding OstA-like protein codes for MKNTFFYIVFILFFSTITFAQEGKKIKVQSDRTIKNEERFPGATILAKVNKQVYIEHDGIEIWCDQAIHYSEDKFIKALGNVKMKQGDTLTMTSSYAEYNGNSKFAYAREKVFLETPSNTLTTDTLFFDRLRQQAYYRSGGTVRDSSNTLTSRIGRYFMDRKQYSFNTKVKIVNPENTVDSDRLDYYTDNGHAYLYGPSTVKGEESTLYCERGFYDTKVKTGYAIKNARIDYDNRTVYGDSIFYNSAIQFASATNNIKVLDTANNSVITGHYAEVFKDKDSVFITKRALAATLQEKDSIYIHSDTLMVTGKPERRIMNGFYDVRIFKSNMSGKSDSINVDQTTGYTKMIGKPIIWSQRNQMTGDTIKIISNPETEKLDSLIVYQNAFLVQEDTLKAGYNQVKGQTLYGLFEDNEIYQVDIDKNTETIFYQRESEGELKLIGINKVLSSSIKLLLEQREIVDVFYYQNVDGTLYREIDLPENARELSGFKWRGEEQILSKKDLFRGEAPPKLTKITGIPLPVEDDDFFDEETIKRLEENKSKDSRLLEQKLEDAQLKETNKELDLTPIIKEKTKEGVKSKKEKDTTSKKKSSNKTSLIDLDLNRTAKQRDSITVTTIKNQKSTDSIKKKK; via the coding sequence TTGAAAAATACATTTTTCTATATAGTTTTTATACTGTTTTTTTCTACCATCACATTTGCTCAAGAAGGTAAAAAAATTAAGGTTCAATCGGATCGTACTATTAAAAATGAGGAACGTTTTCCTGGAGCGACAATTCTAGCCAAAGTAAACAAACAAGTTTATATTGAGCACGATGGTATTGAGATTTGGTGCGACCAAGCAATACATTATAGCGAAGATAAATTCATTAAGGCTCTTGGTAATGTAAAAATGAAACAAGGGGATACCCTAACAATGACGAGTTCTTATGCAGAATATAATGGTAATAGTAAGTTTGCCTATGCAAGAGAAAAAGTGTTTTTAGAAACTCCATCGAATACATTAACCACTGATACGTTATTTTTTGACCGCCTACGCCAGCAAGCATACTATCGAAGTGGAGGAACTGTAAGAGACTCTTCTAATACACTTACTAGTAGAATAGGTAGATATTTTATGGATAGAAAACAATATTCATTTAATACCAAAGTAAAAATCGTCAATCCAGAAAACACCGTTGATTCTGATCGTTTAGATTACTACACAGATAATGGTCATGCATATTTATATGGTCCATCAACTGTAAAAGGAGAAGAAAGCACACTGTACTGCGAACGTGGTTTCTACGACACCAAAGTAAAAACTGGCTATGCAATAAAAAATGCACGTATCGATTACGATAATCGTACGGTTTATGGAGATAGCATATTTTATAATAGCGCAATTCAATTTGCATCCGCAACCAACAATATAAAAGTACTGGATACAGCAAACAACTCCGTCATTACTGGCCATTATGCGGAAGTTTTTAAAGACAAAGACTCTGTATTTATTACCAAAAGAGCTTTAGCAGCTACTTTACAGGAGAAAGATTCTATATACATTCATAGCGACACGTTAATGGTAACAGGAAAACCTGAACGTAGGATTATGAACGGTTTTTATGATGTCCGGATTTTTAAAAGTAATATGAGTGGTAAAAGTGACTCTATCAATGTAGATCAAACAACTGGATATACTAAAATGATAGGTAAACCCATTATCTGGTCACAGCGTAATCAGATGACAGGAGATACCATCAAGATTATCTCTAATCCAGAAACCGAAAAACTAGATTCACTGATCGTATACCAAAATGCCTTTTTAGTACAAGAAGACACACTGAAAGCTGGATATAATCAGGTGAAGGGACAAACTTTATACGGATTATTTGAGGACAATGAAATTTATCAAGTAGATATAGATAAAAACACAGAAACTATATTTTACCAAAGAGAAAGTGAAGGAGAACTAAAATTGATTGGTATAAATAAAGTACTATCCAGTTCCATCAAGTTACTATTAGAACAAAGAGAAATTGTAGATGTATTTTATTATCAAAATGTAGATGGAACCTTATATCGAGAAATCGATCTGCCAGAAAATGCCAGAGAGCTCTCAGGTTTTAAGTGGCGTGGAGAGGAACAAATATTAAGCAAAAAAGATCTTTTTAGAGGGGAAGCACCACCGAAACTTACTAAAATAACCGGAATACCACTACCAGTAGAAGATGATGACTTCTTTGATGAAGAGACCATAAAACGTTTAGAGGAGAATAAATCCAAAGACTCTCGTTTATTAGAACAAAAACTAGAAGACGCTCAGCTAAAAGAAACAAACAAAGAACTGGATTTAACACCAATAATAAAGGAGAAAACAAAAGAAGGAGTAAAATCAAAAAAGGAAAAAGATACAACTTCAAAAAAGAAGTCGTCTAATAAAACTTCCCTCATAGATCTCGACCTTAATCGAACCGCTAAACAACGAGATAGTATTACTGTAACTACCATAAAAAATCAAAAATCAACAGATAGTATCAAAAAGAAAAAATAA